GCACATTTAAAGTCACCTTTATGACCTTTTCCTCTATGACCTTGAAAGTCCAATATCTGTTGTATAGTCTAATGTCAACTGTTTGCAACTTTGCGTACATGTTTGTTCAATGCAAATTGATGATGCAATCTGGTTACTACTGGGTATACTAGTAGGTTATAGCATGTCCATCTCAACTCACCAAAGCAGTGCAGCTTTACAGTTTACCTGTGACGTTTGAGGAATTAGGTTTTGCTACTAATAGAGGAATTGTGTCTATGACCACCTGATCTGCAGAGAACACTGGATCCAGTGTTCTCTGCAACATGACAATCCTCACCCCTTGCAGCAATGTGAAGATTGTACACACTATATAGTATATGTTGCACCATTTAGCTATAGACTCACTCTTGACATTCAATAAGACTTGTTGTTATTTGGGTTAAGATTTGATGAAACCTAAGCAGAACGAGGAAATCATTCTTGGCAGATTTCTTTTCGAGTAATAATTGAAGTAGTAGTACATGCACATGTGTTGCAGCCATGATTAAATTCCCATGCAGgttacttgtaagttgtagtgtATATTCTCTGCATGTAGAACATTTCTCAATATCAAGGCCATTAGTACTAGTACCTGGTGAACTTTGAATTATTGGGGAGCACAGCAGGGAAAGTTTACATGTCATTTTAAATGATATGCTGCATTCACAATGAGAGAACAGTTAAGTTCATTAGCAACCCATCAAATTCATGTTCACATTATTTCCCTACCCTCAGCTCAAAActattgtttcttctttttcatgtGGTGGCCAACAGGGGCAGGGCAAGGTATGTTTGTAAATCTTATTTGAATTTCCATCATCATCCTTAAGATATATGTTGATGATACTGTTTCGATAACTTTCGATTGTATAGCACTTGACTGGAATCAAAGTGTTCATGTGTTTGATAGAGTaaaaaatatgatgatgatgatgaagtgtTCAAACGTTTCTATGAAATCTCAAATACTGTGAGTTTAGCAACTTTTCTTTTACTGTTCAATTCATGATATCTTGTTAGGTTACATGTTGTAGTGATGCCATGATGCATATCTGTGTATGTATGATTTGAGTAGACAAAATGTTGATACCATTGGTCTCAATGTCATTTCCAGATGTTGGGAGAAGTTGCATTCTGGTTAGCATTGGTGGCAAGAACATCATGTTGGACTGTGGCATGCACATGGGGTACAATGATGAGGTAATCCAAATGAAAGCTGTTCTTTTTTTCACCAATGCATGCGTGGTGTCTTGAACACCTGTCAATTACTAGGTTTACCTTATGAATTGTAAGCATTTCTCAACTTTAAATTAAAGTGTTGAGTTGgcaaagaacaagaaaaagtCATGCCCTTGAGTATCAGACTTGTGTttaaaaattgatgcacatgtatatactgAATattaccagctgctgctgcacctgATTCCTGAAAaagtggacaggtgtgttacgttgaagggtggttatatctgtgttttttgttttgttttcagctTTATGGATACAATGACTTTTTGATTTGTTCTTCCCCCACAGAGGCGGTTTCCAGACTTCACATACATCACCCAGTCTGGGACTCTCAATGACCACCTGGACTGTGTCATCATCAGGTAAATGTAGTTCAGAAAGTATGGTTTTTCGAAATTGTTCCTTTCCTTACATACTTGTAGCAAATTGTATTGTTTCCAGTTGATGTTCATGTGTTCAATTGTAACTGGACTGTTGACCAACTTGCACTGTATGTAACTCAGCTGTAGCAGCATTTTTGCACTTGGAAGAaaaacatgtgtttttttactgtCATATAGCATGGTGaattgaaaatgacaaatatgtatttttccCCAGCCACTTCCACCTTGACCACTGTGGTTGCCTGCCCTACATGACAGAGATGGTCGGGTATGATGGTCCCATCTACATGACTCACCCAACCAAGGCTATCTGTCCTATCCTTCTGGTCAGTCACATGCCCTTGTAGCGTCTACATTACAACATGGTGTAGAAAATGAGGAACACAAAGATGTCCATACTCTTTGAATGATTGATTACAAAATCAAATGTATCCTGCAAATGGGATAGGCTGTTCAATGTTCAAATGGCTGGTCCTTTTTCGGATAAGGTATCAACTATAGAATGGATGTTTCCATAAGCATTGAATAGCTGTTCCCCACAATATCATGTCCCAACCACCTTGCTTGTTACATGCTTGTAATCTTCTAGCTGTGTTAGACTCTGCCAACAAATTGACAACCTTTAGAAATCTCTACAGATTTGATTttaaatttgcatttttattatcCGTGTGCCAAATTCCTGCTTTTCTATAATCTGACTTTTTTCTGCACTGTTTACAGGAGGACTACAGGAAAATTACTGTGGACAGGAAAGGAGAAAGTCAAGCCAACTTCTTCACTTCACAGGTTTGCTGTGTTACTATGTTACACATAACGCATAGACAAATGTACAAGACATAGCGTACATGTACAAGGCATAGACAAGTGTACCTCTccttctgattggctaatgtcctgtgtgcctctccttctgattggctattaAATGTCCTGTGTGCCTCCCCTTCTGAGTGTCCTcttattctgattggtcaatgacTTAACGTTATTGTTCACCACTTGACATCACTTATctcttcttctgattggtcaatgtcacATGTatctctcattctgattggtcaatgtcatTATTCCCCACTTGTGGCAATTCTATGATGTTACGTTGTCATATCCGATATGAACTGGGGCTTCTGATTGCCCAATGCCATACGTCACGAATATGACCCTTCAGATCAGCCCCCACTCCTTGATCTCCTGGATCATCTGCACAAGATCTGGGCTTGGAGGCGTTGCGCGTGTGAAACGGTAGATAAGGCCGTGCAGACAGTCGGCTTTGAAATCTGCCTTCAACTGCTCCAGTGTGTAGCTCTGCAGGCCCGACGGTACTAGAATGACATCACCTGTAAGTTAGAAACTTAGAACACAAGGCTGAGCACCTAGTATGACATCAACGCATTGATCTTTCCCTTTGCCAACAAGGCCATGTTTTGTAGTCGTTTGTCCATATTTTTGTGTCTGTGAATGTTTGTGATGATGTGAGactgtcaaagaaaataactccAAGAAGGTGgcagatcatcatcattcttGGTATGTAGGTGGCCTATAGCTAATatatactaagtacatgtatgagtgaATGTTGTAAGGCATGAAAGGCAGGAATTTTCACAATAGCCATCATTGAAGATGTGAcatacatatttcaaacaaccTGTGTTATTTGGATAGAAAGGCTGAGCAGTtcatatgatttatgcaaatgaggaccttatttgcattattGATAAGCTAATTCCGGTACATAATTCGGCAAGATAAGAACTCtagttctttttcttttagtGAGTTGAGTGTCATTAAAACGATACAacaacaaatttgaaataaaaagaacacagtATCCAGTTGAAGTGTAATTTACTGTGAAATGTGTACGCTGATAATGATGGTTCTCACCGTCTGGACCCAAGGTCTCCTGCAGCTTGTGGTGATAGTGGGCCAAGATAGCGTCCCTGTCATTGTGGAAGACATCCCAACTCGTGTTGCAAAGAAACAGGATAGTCAGGTCATAGGTTGGCACCGCATACATCGTAGTCTGCCAGTCCACAAGCTTTGCGTCAGCGGGCACGTCTCCATTGTGCTGTGTTTCGGGTAAAGATGGCAGCAATCATAAATCATCTTGCAAAAcaattgaagaaaacaaacgaaacAGACCAAGACATCTTGATTGTGATTATGACCCTGTAATGTTTACTGTTGAGCAAGAAAAGGGAAAAAAGTGTCATGATGTCATACCTTAATCATGATGTTATTGGCGTAACAATCTGCATGGCAAAGCACCTTAAGCCTGGAGTCATCCTTCAAGATAGCCCGGAGATCTAACTTCCTCAGACTGGCAACAAGGTCTGTCTGGTCAGGAAAAGCTGCGGCGAAGTCCTTCACGAAGGTCTGGTGCTGGTTGGTCATTATGTTCATCACTGATGTAATGTCTGACCGGGTCACAATCCAGCCGTACGTCTCGGGAAGGGGTTTTCCTGACCGGAGCTCCAGTCGATGTGACAGCCCGTGCAGCTGCGCCAGGGCCGCAACTATAGGCATCATCTCCTCACGGCTCAGAGGTTGGCCGTTGGCCTTGATTGAGAAGCCCTGAGTTTTCAGGTTCTCCATAACCCTGACGGACATCATGGAGCTCGGGTCTGTGGCGGCAAAGTAGCATTTCGGGGAGAAGAAGGAATCATCTGGAGCTTTGTTTTCA
The window above is part of the Branchiostoma floridae strain S238N-H82 chromosome 14, Bfl_VNyyK, whole genome shotgun sequence genome. Proteins encoded here:
- the LOC118431040 gene encoding uncharacterized protein LOC118431040 isoform X2 translates to MTTTAEIAIPQSAEDIAPSWVQQVLQKDFPGITITDVDVKGSISEGEGFMSNIIAFDAVGTRNGTSQRYSLVAKLTDFQRPLTIMKEWPKEYHINIEKIETQFYSDAVPDLLSVAIPSTEREPTSANEKDENKAPDDSFFSPKCYFAATDPSSMMSVRVMENLKTQGFSIKANGQPLSREEMMPIVAALAQLHGLSHRLELRSGKPLPETYGWIVTRSDITSVMNIMTNQHQTFVKDFAAAFPDQTDLVASLRKLDLRAILKDDSRLKVLCHADCYANNIMIKHNGDVPADAKLVDWQTTMYAVPTYDLTILFLCNTSWDVFHNDRDAILAHYHHKLQETLGPDVPSGLQSYTLEQLKADFKADCLHGLIYRFTRATPPSPDLVQMIQEIKEWGLI
- the LOC118431040 gene encoding uncharacterized protein LOC118431040 isoform X1 yields the protein MTTTAEIAIPQSAEDIAPSWVQQVLQKDFPGITITDVDVKGSISEGEGFMSNIIAFDAVGTRNGTSQRYSLVAKLTDFQRPLTIMKEWPKEYHINIEKIETQFYSDAVPDLLSVAIPSTEREPTSANEKDENKAPDDSFFSPKCYFAATDPSSMMSVRVMENLKTQGFSIKANGQPLSREEMMPIVAALAQLHGLSHRLELRSGKPLPETYGWIVTRSDITSVMNIMTNQHQTFVKDFAAAFPDQTDLVASLRKLDLRAILKDDSRLKVLCHADCYANNIMIKHNGDVPADAKLVDWQTTMYAVPTYDLTILFLCNTSWDVFHNDRDAILAHYHHKLQETLGPDGDVILVPSGLQSYTLEQLKADFKADCLHGLIYRFTRATPPSPDLVQMIQEIKEWGLI